A stretch of Pseudomonas sp. 7SR1 DNA encodes these proteins:
- a CDS encoding SDR family NAD(P)-dependent oxidoreductase, with amino-acid sequence MTTLPTVFITGASTGIGATYAERFARRGHDLVLAARDKARLDTLAQRLRADHGVAVEVLQADLTESADLAALETRLRDDARIGVLINNAGMAQSGGFVQQSSDAIERLITLNVTALTRLACAVAPRFAQAGSGAIVNIGSVVGFAPEFGMSVYGATKAFVLFLSQGLDHELSSKGVYVQAVLPASTRTEIWERAGIDINILAQVMEVGELVDAALVGFDRRERVTIPPLHVAERWDALDGARQGLMSDIRQAHAAERYQPQA; translated from the coding sequence ATGACCACGCTTCCAACCGTCTTCATCACCGGCGCTTCCACCGGCATCGGCGCGACTTACGCAGAACGTTTCGCCCGCCGCGGCCACGACCTGGTGCTGGCCGCACGCGACAAGGCCCGCCTGGACACCCTGGCGCAACGCCTGCGGGCGGACCACGGTGTCGCCGTCGAGGTGCTGCAAGCGGACTTGACCGAATCCGCCGACCTGGCCGCGCTTGAGACTCGTCTGCGCGATGACGCTCGCATCGGCGTGCTGATCAACAACGCCGGCATGGCCCAGTCAGGCGGCTTCGTGCAGCAGTCTTCCGACGCCATCGAACGCCTGATCACTCTCAACGTCACCGCTCTGACCCGGCTGGCCTGCGCAGTCGCCCCGCGCTTTGCGCAGGCTGGCAGCGGCGCGATCGTGAACATCGGCTCGGTGGTGGGTTTTGCGCCCGAGTTCGGCATGTCGGTCTATGGCGCCACCAAGGCCTTCGTGCTGTTCCTCTCCCAGGGGCTGGACCATGAACTGTCGTCCAAGGGTGTCTATGTGCAGGCGGTGCTACCGGCATCGACTCGCACGGAGATCTGGGAACGCGCCGGCATCGACATCAACATCCTTGCGCAAGTGATGGAGGTGGGTGAACTGGTGGATGCGGCCCTGGTCGGCTTCGATCGTCGCGAACGGGTCACCATTCCCCCCCTGCATGTCGCCGAACGCTGGGACGCCCTGGATGGCGCGCGCCAGGGACTCATGTCGGACATCCGCCAGGCCCACGCGGCCGAGCGCTACCAGCCTCAAGCCTGA
- a CDS encoding NADP-dependent oxidoreductase, translating to MKALTFKRYGRSPDIGFAEVPRPTLKPDELLVEVHAAALNPIDNMIMTGLFKPVLKLQLPAVIGSDLAGVVVEVGSRVTRFKVGDAIFASLFDRGTGSLAELAAVPQDVAAPKPANLDFVQAASIPMVGLTSWQALKERAHLQAGQNVFIPAGSGGIGSFAIQLAKHFGAKVATTTSTANVQWVSDLGADEVLDYKQLAFETVLRGYDSVLGTLRGDTIEKSLEVLKPGGRIVSLVGPLDKAFARARGLNFFLAFVFGLMSRRIMGLAKKKGVSYSFLFVRPDGAQLEEIGGLLESERIRPVIDKVFAFERATEALQYLAQGRAKGKVVVQLK from the coding sequence ATGAAAGCACTCACCTTCAAACGCTACGGCAGATCGCCCGACATCGGGTTTGCCGAAGTCCCACGCCCCACGCTCAAGCCGGACGAACTGTTGGTCGAGGTTCATGCCGCCGCCTTGAACCCCATCGACAACATGATCATGACCGGCCTGTTCAAGCCGGTGCTCAAGCTCCAGCTACCGGCCGTCATCGGCAGCGACCTGGCCGGGGTCGTCGTGGAGGTGGGCAGCCGCGTGACACGTTTCAAGGTCGGTGACGCCATCTTCGCCAGCCTGTTCGACCGGGGTACCGGGTCACTGGCCGAATTGGCCGCGGTACCCCAGGACGTGGCGGCGCCCAAACCGGCCAACCTGGATTTCGTCCAGGCAGCGTCGATACCCATGGTCGGCCTCACCTCATGGCAAGCCCTGAAGGAACGTGCCCATCTGCAGGCGGGGCAGAACGTCTTCATCCCCGCAGGTTCGGGTGGCATCGGCAGCTTTGCGATCCAGCTGGCCAAACACTTCGGCGCCAAGGTGGCCACCACCACCAGCACGGCAAATGTCCAATGGGTCAGCGACCTGGGGGCCGACGAAGTGCTGGACTATAAACAGCTAGCGTTCGAGACGGTGCTGCGCGGCTACGACAGTGTCCTGGGCACGCTCAGAGGCGACACGATTGAAAAGTCCCTCGAGGTACTCAAGCCGGGAGGCAGGATCGTTTCTCTCGTCGGCCCCCTGGACAAGGCATTCGCCCGCGCCCGCGGGCTCAATTTCTTCCTGGCCTTCGTATTCGGCCTCATGAGCCGCCGCATCATGGGCCTGGCGAAAAAGAAGGGCGTCAGCTATTCGTTTCTTTTCGTCCGTCCCGATGGCGCTCAGCTCGAGGAGATCGGCGGATTGCTCGAGTCGGAGCGCATTCGTCCGGTGATCGACAAGGTCTTTGCCTTCGAACGCGCGACAGAGGCACTGCAATACCTGGCGCAGGGCCGCGCCAAGGGCAAGGTCGTGGTTCAGCTCAAATGA
- a CDS encoding TetR/AcrR family transcriptional regulator: protein MKVSKAQAQANRARVVETASTLFRERGYDGVGVADLMAAAGFTHGGFYKQFNSKADLMAESAACGIAQTVALSDGINIQDFVRYYLSRQHRDARATGCTMAALGGDAARQPEAVRATFAAGIESLLDALSHEAGESSEADPAQVRAESLSTLAHVIGAMVMSRACPDDSPLADEILSVCRDRLLASPSPSEEAGQDGDPGVGPL, encoded by the coding sequence ATGAAAGTCTCTAAAGCACAGGCACAGGCCAACCGGGCGCGGGTTGTCGAGACGGCGTCCACGCTGTTTCGTGAACGCGGCTACGACGGCGTTGGCGTCGCTGACCTGATGGCGGCGGCCGGCTTTACCCACGGCGGTTTCTACAAGCAATTCAACTCCAAGGCCGACCTGATGGCGGAGTCGGCGGCCTGCGGTATCGCACAGACCGTTGCGCTGAGCGACGGCATCAACATCCAGGATTTCGTTCGGTATTACCTGTCGCGCCAGCATCGCGACGCCCGTGCCACCGGTTGCACCATGGCGGCGCTGGGCGGGGATGCCGCGCGTCAACCAGAGGCTGTCCGGGCCACCTTCGCGGCGGGCATCGAAAGCCTGTTGGACGCGCTCAGCCATGAGGCAGGGGAGTCGAGCGAAGCTGACCCCGCGCAGGTGCGAGCCGAGTCCCTCAGCACGCTGGCGCATGTCATCGGCGCAATGGTCATGTCGCGAGCCTGTCCGGACGATTCGCCGCTGGCCGACGAAATCCTGAGTGTGTGCCGCGACCGCCTCCTTGCCTCACCGAGCCCGTCCGAAGAGGCGGGGCAAGACGGTGACCCTGGGGTTGGCCCGCTATGA
- the fabF gene encoding beta-ketoacyl-ACP synthase II encodes MINSKGRKRIVVTGTGIVGPLGCGVEEVWRRLLDGRSGIRRLPDEMVEGTGIAVGGQVPTLEEDAVAGYAPDRIIAAKERKKMDRFIEFAMVAAHEALEQAGWHPAQAHQQERTATIIASGVGGFGAIAEAIRITDSRGPRRLSPFTAPSFLANMAAGNVSIQNGFKGPLGAPVTACAAGVQAIGDAARLIASGEADIAICGGTEAAMDRVTLGCFAAARALSTHPAEAPETASRPFDRDRDGFVMAEGAGLLVIESLEHALARGATPLAELVGYGTSADAYHLTAGPEDGNGARRAMEQALRQADVSASEVQHINAHATSTQVGDKGELAAIRSVFGTGSGVAITSTKSATGHLLGAAGGIEAIFTVLALRDQVVPPTLNLVSPDEAAEGLDLVGLDARKMPLTYALSNGFGFGGVNASVLFRRWEATP; translated from the coding sequence ATGATCAATTCCAAAGGTCGCAAGCGAATAGTAGTCACGGGAACCGGTATCGTCGGCCCGCTGGGGTGTGGCGTCGAAGAAGTGTGGCGTCGTCTGCTTGACGGGCGCTCGGGCATCCGCAGGCTTCCAGACGAAATGGTCGAGGGCACGGGAATCGCGGTAGGCGGCCAGGTGCCGACGCTGGAAGAAGATGCCGTTGCCGGTTATGCGCCTGACCGGATCATCGCGGCGAAAGAACGCAAGAAGATGGATCGCTTCATCGAATTCGCAATGGTCGCCGCCCATGAAGCACTGGAGCAGGCAGGCTGGCACCCAGCGCAAGCGCACCAGCAAGAGCGCACGGCCACCATCATCGCCTCGGGCGTCGGAGGTTTCGGCGCGATCGCCGAGGCCATTCGCATCACCGACAGCCGCGGCCCTCGCCGGCTGTCCCCGTTCACGGCCCCCTCCTTCCTCGCGAACATGGCGGCAGGCAACGTGTCGATCCAGAACGGTTTCAAGGGCCCTCTCGGTGCTCCGGTGACGGCCTGCGCCGCCGGCGTCCAGGCCATCGGCGACGCAGCCCGCCTCATCGCCAGCGGTGAAGCGGACATCGCCATCTGCGGCGGTACGGAAGCCGCGATGGATCGGGTGACCCTGGGTTGCTTCGCCGCCGCCCGGGCACTGTCCACGCACCCGGCCGAGGCTCCTGAAACCGCCTCGCGCCCGTTCGATCGCGACCGCGATGGTTTTGTCATGGCAGAAGGCGCCGGGCTGCTGGTCATCGAGTCGCTGGAACATGCCCTCGCCCGGGGCGCGACACCCTTGGCGGAACTGGTGGGCTATGGCACCAGCGCCGACGCCTATCACCTCACCGCCGGCCCCGAGGATGGCAACGGTGCAAGACGGGCCATGGAGCAAGCCTTGCGCCAGGCCGATGTGAGCGCAAGCGAAGTCCAGCATATCAACGCCCATGCCACGTCGACCCAGGTGGGCGACAAGGGCGAGCTGGCCGCGATCAGGTCGGTGTTCGGCACCGGCTCAGGCGTGGCGATCACTTCCACGAAATCCGCCACCGGTCACCTGCTTGGCGCCGCCGGAGGCATCGAAGCGATCTTCACGGTATTGGCGCTACGCGACCAGGTCGTGCCACCCACCCTGAACCTGGTCAGCCCCGACGAGGCTGCCGAAGGGCTGGACCTGGTTGGCCTCGATGCGCGGAAAATGCCCCTGACCTATGCCTTGTCCAATGGCTTTGGATTCGGCGGGGTGAATGCCAGCGTATTGTTCCGCCGCTGGGAAGCCACACCATGA